The window TGTTCGCAGGTGGCCAGCAGCCGTTTGGTGCCGCTGTTCTTGTAGGCCAGCCCCTTGATGCTGACCATTTCCGAACAGGCAACACCGGCCCCGCGCTCCAGGCACAAAAGGCGGAAGGGCAGGTCGGAATAACCGGCGAGCGGCGCAAGCCATGGCTTGTCCTGATCAATGGTGAATGTGGTCATGACGGAAGCTTTTAAGCGTTGTTTCGTAGACAGTCAAAACAAATGCGTTGCTCAGGGTGGCGTGCCGCAGGGGAGGAGCTGGGCGCGCAGCAATGTGAAAACGGATGTGATACGAAAAAATGAATGAAAAAAAGAAATCGGGGGTTGACATCGCGTCCTTTTTCCGAGTAGAACCCGCCGTTCTCTGGCGAAAGGAGCCGGGGCAGAGAGATAAATTTGTTTTTTTGCTCCGAAATTCCTTGCAATCCGCAGCGATGCCAAGTATAGGGTTCATCCCCGAGCTGGCGTAGCTCAATTGGTAGAGCAGCTGATTTGTAATCAGCAGGTTGCGGGTTCAAGTCCCATCGCCAGCTCCATGACTCTGTGAAATATTGGTGGGGTTCCCGAGTGGCCAAAGGGAACAGACTGTAAATCTGTCGGCGTATGCCTTCGGAGGTTCAAATCCTCCCCCCACCACCATATATTTATGCCGCGCTGTAGGAGGTGGAATTCAGGATTCCGCTGCTGACTACGGGGTATGAGCGGGAATAGCTCAATTGGCTAGAGCATCAGCCTTCCAAGCTGAGGGTTGCGAGTTCGAGTCTCGTTTCCCGCTCCATTTTTCCGCATCCCGTGTCCGCAATTTCCTGACACCTTGAGCAAAGCTGTATATTTGTATAGTAAGAAGCCCACGTAGCTCAGTAGGTAGAGCGCATCCTTGGTAAGGATGAGGTCAGCAGTTCAATTCTGCTCGTGGGCTCCACATTGATGAAAACCACAAAATATTCATAACCAAAATTCTAGGGGGAATTGCAATGGGTAAGGCAAAATTCGAGCGGAGCAAGCCGCATGTCAACATTGGTACCATCGGCCACATTGACCACGGTAAAACCACGCTGACTGCTGCCATCACCAAGCTGGCGGCCATGGCCGGCGGCGGCGAATTCGTCGCATTCGACGAAATCGACAAGGCTCCCGAAGAGAAGGAGCGCGGCATCACCATCGCTACCGCGCACGTCGAGTACGAGACCGCCAATCGCCACTACGCTCACGTGGACTGCCCCGGTCACGCCGACTACATTAAGAACATGATCACCGGTGCCGCACAGATGGACGGCGCGATTCTGGTTGTGGCCGCCACTGACGGTCCCATGCCCCAGACTCGTGAGCACATCCTGCTCGGCCGTCAGGTCGGTGTCCCGGCCGTTGTCGTGTTCCTGAACAAGTGCGACATGGTCGACGACGAAGAACTGCTTGAGCTGGTCGAACTCGAAGTTCGCGAACTGCTCTCCAAGTACGACTTCCCCGGCGACGACTGCCCGGTCATTCTGGGTTCCGCGCTGAAGGCTCTGGAATGCGATTCCGCCGATGATGAAGCTGCCAAGCCCATCTTCGAGCTGCTGGAAGCCTGCGACTCCTACATCCCCGAGCCGGAACGCGACATCGACAAGCCGTTCCTGATGCCCGTGGAAGACGTTTTCTCCATCTCCGGCCGCGGTACCGTTGTTACCGGTCGTGTCGAGCGTGGTGTCATCAACGTGGGCGAGGAAATCGAAATCATCGGTATCCGCGACACCCAGAAGACCACCTGCACCGGCGTTGAAATGTTCCGCAAGATCCTTGATCAGGGTCAGGCTGGCGACAACGTGGGTCTGCTGCTTCGCGGCATCAAGCGCGACGAAGTCGAGCGTGGTCAGGTTGCTGCCAAGCCGGGTTCCATCACCCCGCACACCA is drawn from Pseudodesulfovibrio senegalensis and contains these coding sequences:
- the tuf gene encoding elongation factor Tu, with product MGKAKFERSKPHVNIGTIGHIDHGKTTLTAAITKLAAMAGGGEFVAFDEIDKAPEEKERGITIATAHVEYETANRHYAHVDCPGHADYIKNMITGAAQMDGAILVVAATDGPMPQTREHILLGRQVGVPAVVVFLNKCDMVDDEELLELVELEVRELLSKYDFPGDDCPVILGSALKALECDSADDEAAKPIFELLEACDSYIPEPERDIDKPFLMPVEDVFSISGRGTVVTGRVERGVINVGEEIEIIGIRDTQKTTCTGVEMFRKILDQGQAGDNVGLLLRGIKRDEVERGQVAAKPGSITPHTKFKAEVYVLSKDEGGRHTPFFSGYRPQFYFRTTDITGVVTLEEGVEMVMPGDNATFEVQMIAPIAMEVGLRFAIREGGRTVGAGVVTEILE